In one window of Micromonospora cathayae DNA:
- the mdlC gene encoding benzoylformate decarboxylase: protein MATVRDTSYDLLRALGLTTVFGNPGSTEQPFLQDFPADFRYVHALQEASAVAMADGYAQATGRPAHVNLHTAPGTGNGMGNLVTAWHNRTPLIVTAGQQTREMLLIEPRLSSPRAVELTQPYVKWSHEPVRAQDIPAALMRAYATAVQPPAGPVFLSLPLDDWHQPADPPPQVRTVATRVAPDPARLREFAGILAASDHPALVVGPAMDRADGWPAAVALAERLCCPVWSAPAPERAGFPEDHPQFQGVLPYAIGPLAEKLHGHDTVLVVGAPVFRYYPHVPGGYLPPGTRLLHVTDDPDEAARAPVGDSLLGDARLTAEALRDLLPPPHRSPPPARPNPPPPETGLPLSPDAFFATLAAHWPADGVLVQESPSNLAALRRRFRVRRPASYFTMASGGLGFGLPAAVGIALAERDTGRGRPVVAVIGDGSFHYSVQALWTAARLRLPLVVLIPVNQQYAILRSFAAHKQTPGVPGLDLPGLDVTAIAAGYGCAATVAGTPDEIAAALTAGLAADRPTVVPVPISTEVPALL, encoded by the coding sequence ATGGCGACGGTCCGCGACACCAGCTACGACCTGCTCCGCGCCCTCGGCCTGACCACCGTCTTCGGCAACCCCGGCTCCACCGAGCAGCCGTTCCTCCAGGACTTCCCGGCCGACTTCCGCTATGTGCACGCCCTCCAGGAGGCGTCCGCGGTGGCGATGGCCGACGGGTACGCCCAGGCCACCGGCCGACCCGCGCACGTCAACCTGCACACCGCCCCGGGCACCGGCAACGGGATGGGCAACCTGGTCACCGCCTGGCACAACCGCACCCCGCTGATCGTCACCGCCGGCCAGCAGACCCGGGAGATGCTGCTGATCGAACCCCGGCTGTCCAGCCCCCGGGCGGTCGAGCTGACCCAGCCGTACGTCAAGTGGAGCCACGAGCCGGTCCGCGCGCAGGACATCCCGGCGGCGCTGATGCGGGCGTACGCCACCGCGGTGCAACCGCCGGCCGGGCCGGTCTTCCTCTCCCTGCCACTGGACGACTGGCACCAGCCGGCCGACCCGCCCCCGCAGGTCCGGACGGTGGCGACCCGGGTCGCCCCGGACCCGGCCCGGCTGCGCGAGTTCGCCGGGATCCTCGCCGCCAGCGACCATCCCGCGCTGGTGGTCGGCCCGGCCATGGACCGGGCGGACGGCTGGCCGGCGGCCGTCGCCCTGGCCGAGCGGCTGTGCTGCCCGGTCTGGTCGGCGCCCGCCCCGGAACGGGCCGGCTTCCCCGAGGACCACCCCCAGTTCCAGGGGGTGCTGCCGTACGCCATCGGTCCGCTCGCCGAGAAGCTGCACGGCCACGACACCGTACTGGTGGTCGGCGCGCCGGTGTTCCGCTACTACCCGCACGTGCCGGGCGGGTACCTGCCGCCTGGCACCCGGCTGCTGCACGTCACCGACGACCCGGACGAGGCCGCCCGCGCCCCGGTCGGCGACAGTCTGCTCGGCGACGCCCGGCTCACCGCCGAGGCGCTGCGCGACCTGCTGCCGCCGCCGCACCGGTCACCGCCACCGGCCCGCCCGAATCCGCCGCCGCCGGAGACCGGCCTGCCGCTGAGCCCGGACGCGTTCTTCGCCACGTTGGCCGCGCACTGGCCGGCCGACGGGGTGCTGGTGCAGGAGTCCCCGTCCAACCTGGCCGCGCTGCGCCGCCGGTTCCGGGTCAGGCGTCCGGCGTCGTACTTCACCATGGCCAGCGGCGGGCTCGGCTTCGGGCTGCCCGCCGCGGTCGGCATCGCCCTCGCCGAACGGGACACCGGACGCGGCCGGCCGGTGGTGGCGGTGATCGGCGACGGTTCGTTCCACTACTCGGTACAGGCGCTGTGGACCGCCGCCCGACTGCGGCTGCCCCTGGTGGTGCTGATCCCGGTCAACCAGCAGTACGCCATCCTCAGGTCGTTCGCCGCGCACAAGCAGACCCCGGGGGTGCCCGGACTGGACCTGCCCGGACTGGACGTCACCGCGATCGCGGCCGGCTACGGCTGTGCGGCCACGGTGGCCGGTACCCCCGACGAGATCGCCGCCGCGCTCACCGCCGGGCTGGCGGCGGACCGGCCCACCGTCGTCCCGGTACCGATCAGCACCGAGGTACCGGCGCTGCTGTAG
- a CDS encoding S-methyl-5'-thioadenosine phosphorylase, translating into MEPTAELAVIGGSGLYALLDDAVEHRVETPYGPPSDAVTIAEVGGRRVAFLPRHGRDHRHPPHLIPYRANLWALRSLGVRRVLAPCAVGGLRPELGPGTFVVPDQLIDRTTGRVQTYYDRGAVHVSFADPYCPTGRRTLLDAAAGRGVPAVDGGTVVVVEGPRFSTRAESRWFTAIGGTVVNMTGHPEAVLARELALCYSSVALVTDLDAGVEGGHAVTQEEVFRVFAENTDRLRGVLLDAVAALPAERDCPCATALDGITLPFPLP; encoded by the coding sequence ATGGAGCCGACGGCGGAACTTGCGGTGATCGGCGGCTCGGGCCTCTACGCCCTGCTGGACGACGCCGTCGAACACCGGGTGGAGACGCCGTACGGACCGCCGTCGGACGCGGTCACCATCGCCGAGGTGGGCGGCCGTCGGGTGGCCTTCCTGCCCCGGCACGGGCGCGACCACCGGCACCCGCCGCACCTGATCCCGTACCGGGCCAACCTGTGGGCGCTGCGCTCGCTCGGGGTACGCCGGGTGCTGGCCCCCTGTGCGGTCGGCGGGCTCCGGCCGGAGCTGGGGCCGGGCACGTTCGTCGTGCCGGACCAGTTGATCGACCGGACCACCGGCCGGGTGCAGACCTACTACGACCGGGGTGCGGTGCACGTCTCGTTCGCCGACCCGTACTGCCCCACCGGCCGGCGTACCCTGCTGGACGCGGCGGCGGGCCGGGGCGTGCCGGCGGTCGACGGCGGCACGGTGGTGGTGGTCGAGGGGCCGCGGTTCTCCACCCGGGCGGAGTCGCGCTGGTTCACCGCGATCGGCGGGACGGTGGTGAACATGACCGGCCACCCGGAGGCGGTGCTCGCCCGCGAGCTGGCGCTCTGCTACAGCTCGGTGGCCCTGGTGACCGACCTGGACGCCGGGGTGGAGGGCGGGCACGCGGTCACCCAGGAGGAGGTGTTCCGGGTCTTCGCGGAGAACACCGACCGGCTGCGGGGCGTCCTGCTGGACGCGGTGGCCGCCCTGCCCGCCGAGCGGGACTGCCCCTGCGCGACCGCGCTGGACGGCATCACCCTCCCGTTCCCCCTCCCCTGA
- a CDS encoding YqgE/AlgH family protein: MQGEGQAIGGRAMASMTGQLLVATPALKDPNFDRTVVLLVAHEPGGALGVVLNRATEVPVADVLGDWSALAREPAVLFEGGPVQPDSAICLARMRNPVRRLRGFHQVLGAVGTIDLSVDPERLRENIAGIRVFAGYSGWGAGQLEQEIEEGSWFVLDALPGDAFVDRPDDLWPMVLRRQGGMMAAVAHFPPDVSLN, from the coding sequence ATGCAGGGAGAGGGACAGGCGATCGGCGGGCGTGCGATGGCCTCGATGACCGGGCAACTGCTGGTCGCGACCCCGGCGCTGAAGGACCCCAACTTCGACCGTACGGTCGTGCTGCTGGTGGCCCACGAGCCGGGCGGGGCGCTCGGCGTGGTGCTCAACCGGGCCACCGAGGTGCCGGTCGCCGACGTGCTCGGGGACTGGAGCGCGCTGGCCCGCGAGCCGGCCGTGCTCTTCGAGGGCGGCCCGGTGCAGCCCGACTCGGCGATCTGCCTGGCCCGGATGCGCAACCCGGTACGCCGGCTGCGGGGCTTCCACCAGGTGCTCGGTGCGGTGGGGACGATCGACCTGTCGGTCGACCCGGAGCGGCTGCGGGAGAACATCGCCGGCATCCGGGTCTTCGCCGGCTACTCCGGCTGGGGTGCCGGCCAACTGGAGCAGGAGATCGAGGAAGGCTCCTGGTTCGTGCTGGACGCCCTGCCCGGGGACGCCTTCGTCGACCGTCCCGACGACCTGTGGCCGATGGTGCTGCGCCGGCAGGGCGGCATGATGGCGGCGGTGGCCCACTTCCCGCCGGACGTCTCCCTGAACTGA
- a CDS encoding vWA domain-containing protein, whose amino-acid sequence MAVSGSRPLRAASALAVVALLVVSVAPAASGGLRAAPPAADGAEFRISVADAPAPAPGIRSAPPPDPGSVPNPDPGSVPNPGPGSAPDPAGIGVGLTPGGSATLTRTVTTTTVPPRPDVVLLADTTGSMGPALADVKANARRIVEDISAVQPDARYAVAEYRDSTDGYAFRLNQDLTGQPAAVQEAVNTWTAAGGGDIPEANLNALALVATGAVGFRTDSSPIVVIFGDAPSHDPSFGHDLAGTVAALTGRGIRVVAVDVFTAPFSSLDQTGQFTEITTRTGGVLLKAAEAGDVSNAILAGIKAIQATVTVRVSDCDPQLTARADPAERTVDSGGSVDVTLTVAVDPAARNGEYACRVEFLVDGIRQEGSPDRLTVTVTGAAPDVPVLHSDTTLLDLGEAALGVATPARRVTLRNTGDYPLSVVAALGTTPPTVPPASGPAVAPASPPTVPVPLPVTAVGTSSSPQVAAAPVGVFTISGNTCGPVLDVGRSCTLDVGATPRTVGNVGTVLTLAASTDTGGHAAQELAVQVTGRSPSLQFNPGVGRPGQVVTALGRDFPPGQPVALTWAGDSGEVTVTADATGRFAVPLVVFADGPAGPRLAVAAAPAVGTVTSGAFLVQSPTSQPGVFTRRR is encoded by the coding sequence ATGGCTGTCTCCGGCTCCCGTCCGCTGCGTGCCGCGTCGGCGCTGGCCGTCGTGGCCCTCCTGGTGGTGAGCGTCGCGCCGGCCGCGTCCGGCGGGCTGCGCGCGGCACCGCCGGCCGCCGACGGCGCGGAGTTCCGGATCAGCGTGGCCGACGCCCCCGCCCCGGCCCCCGGCATCCGCTCGGCCCCGCCCCCCGACCCCGGCTCCGTCCCGAATCCCGACCCCGGCTCCGTCCCGAATCCCGGCCCTGGCTCCGCCCCGGACCCGGCTGGTATCGGGGTGGGCCTGACGCCGGGCGGCTCGGCGACGCTCACCCGCACGGTGACCACCACGACCGTGCCGCCCCGCCCGGACGTGGTGCTGCTCGCCGACACCACCGGCAGCATGGGACCGGCCCTGGCGGACGTGAAGGCCAACGCCCGCCGCATCGTCGAGGACATCAGCGCCGTGCAGCCGGACGCCCGGTACGCGGTCGCCGAGTACCGCGACAGCACCGACGGGTACGCCTTCCGGCTCAACCAGGACCTGACCGGGCAGCCCGCCGCCGTGCAGGAGGCGGTGAACACCTGGACCGCCGCCGGTGGCGGGGACATCCCGGAGGCCAACCTCAACGCGCTGGCCCTGGTCGCCACCGGCGCGGTCGGCTTCCGTACCGACAGCAGCCCGATCGTGGTGATCTTCGGTGACGCGCCGTCCCACGACCCGAGCTTCGGCCACGACCTCGCCGGCACCGTCGCGGCGCTCACCGGCCGGGGCATCCGGGTGGTGGCCGTGGACGTGTTCACCGCCCCGTTCTCCAGCCTCGACCAGACCGGACAGTTCACCGAGATCACCACCCGGACCGGTGGCGTGCTGCTGAAGGCCGCCGAGGCGGGCGACGTGTCGAACGCGATCCTCGCCGGGATCAAGGCCATCCAGGCCACCGTGACCGTCCGGGTGTCCGACTGCGACCCGCAGCTCACCGCCCGGGCCGACCCGGCGGAACGGACCGTCGACAGTGGCGGCAGCGTCGACGTCACCCTCACCGTGGCGGTCGACCCGGCGGCCCGCAACGGCGAGTACGCCTGCCGCGTCGAGTTCCTGGTGGACGGCATCCGGCAGGAGGGCAGCCCGGACCGGCTCACCGTGACGGTCACCGGGGCCGCCCCGGACGTGCCGGTGCTGCACTCCGACACGACCCTGCTCGACCTCGGCGAAGCGGCCCTCGGCGTCGCCACCCCGGCCCGCCGGGTGACCCTGCGCAACACCGGCGACTATCCGCTCAGTGTCGTCGCGGCGCTCGGCACCACCCCGCCGACCGTCCCGCCGGCCTCCGGACCGGCCGTAGCGCCGGCTTCCCCGCCGACCGTCCCGGTGCCGCTGCCGGTGACCGCGGTCGGCACGTCGTCGTCGCCGCAGGTCGCCGCCGCACCGGTGGGGGTCTTCACGATCAGCGGGAACACCTGCGGCCCCGTCCTCGACGTCGGTCGATCCTGCACCCTGGACGTCGGCGCGACGCCCCGCACCGTCGGGAACGTCGGCACGGTGCTCACCCTGGCCGCGTCGACCGACACCGGCGGCCACGCCGCGCAGGAGTTGGCCGTACAGGTCACCGGGCGCAGCCCGAGCCTCCAGTTCAACCCCGGCGTCGGCCGCCCGGGGCAGGTGGTGACCGCCCTCGGCCGGGACTTCCCGCCCGGCCAGCCGGTCGCGCTGACCTGGGCCGGGGACAGCGGCGAGGTGACCGTCACGGCCGACGCGACGGGCCGGTTCGCCGTACCGCTGGTGGTCTTCGCGGACGGCCCGGCCGGCCCCCGGCTGGCGGTGGCGGCGGCGCCGGCGGTGGGCACGGTGACCAGCGGGGCGTTCCTGGTGCAGTCCCCGACGTCCCAGCCGGGCGTCTTCACCCGCCGACGCTGA
- a CDS encoding PAAR domain-containing protein has translation MGVPAAKLGDKVVGTDTHIIMIPSPVGPVPTPTPMPFAGTIATGCSTDVLIEGKPAAVVGSGAVNSPPHVPTGGPFQVPPTNQGTVLAGSPTVLINGKPAARHGDKVNTCNDPAPAPNGTIVATGQVLVA, from the coding sequence GTGGGCGTACCCGCGGCGAAGCTCGGCGACAAGGTGGTCGGCACCGACACCCACATCATCATGATCCCGTCCCCGGTCGGGCCGGTGCCGACCCCGACCCCGATGCCGTTCGCCGGGACGATCGCCACCGGGTGCAGCACCGACGTGCTGATCGAGGGGAAACCGGCCGCCGTGGTGGGCAGCGGGGCGGTGAACTCGCCCCCGCACGTGCCCACCGGCGGCCCGTTCCAGGTGCCGCCGACCAACCAGGGCACGGTGCTGGCCGGCAGCCCGACGGTGCTGATCAACGGCAAGCCGGCCGCCCGGCACGGCGACAAGGTCAACACCTGCAACGATCCGGCACCCGCGCCCAACGGCACCATCGTGGCCACCGGCCAGGTCCTGGTCGCCTGA
- a CDS encoding helix-turn-helix transcriptional regulator has product MSGGQVHGASTPVRVAVRARDPISQAGVVAQLGADPAGGDPAGTPPVLVTGDDATADVLVVVGDTVDDWLLAQLDALAAAGGPRPRPVLVVGQLDDTAGLRAIEAGGLSMVRRAESSAGLLREVVRAAARGEARLPTDLLSSLLTRVGRAQRQVLAPRGLTILPLSPRQLAVLRMIAAGADTATIARDLSYSERSIKNIVHEITVQLGVRNRTQAVAHAIREGLI; this is encoded by the coding sequence ATGAGCGGCGGGCAGGTGCACGGCGCGAGCACGCCGGTGCGGGTTGCGGTCCGGGCCCGGGACCCGATCTCGCAGGCCGGGGTGGTCGCCCAACTCGGCGCCGACCCGGCCGGCGGGGACCCGGCCGGTACGCCCCCGGTGCTGGTGACCGGCGACGACGCCACGGCGGACGTGCTGGTCGTCGTCGGGGACACCGTGGACGACTGGCTGCTGGCCCAGCTCGACGCGCTGGCGGCGGCCGGTGGACCGCGTCCCCGGCCGGTACTGGTGGTGGGGCAGCTCGACGACACGGCGGGGCTGCGGGCGATCGAGGCGGGCGGGCTGAGCATGGTACGCCGCGCGGAGAGCAGCGCGGGTCTGCTGCGCGAGGTGGTGCGGGCCGCCGCCCGGGGTGAGGCGCGGCTCCCCACCGACCTGCTCAGCTCGCTGCTGACCCGGGTGGGACGGGCACAGCGGCAGGTGCTGGCCCCGCGCGGGCTGACCATCCTGCCCCTGTCGCCGCGTCAGCTCGCCGTGCTGCGCATGATCGCCGCCGGCGCGGACACCGCGACGATCGCCCGGGACCTGTCCTACTCGGAACGCAGCATCAAGAACATCGTGCACGAGATCACCGTGCAGCTCGGCGTCCGGAACCGGACGCAGGCGGTGGCGCACGCCATCCGCGAGGGCCTGATCTGA
- a CDS encoding Pvc16 family protein — protein sequence MIWDVDLSVRAWLGSYLPAGVPVVFDPPDRCAQRTGELVSAFLLDVEEDATGVSATWDEFRDDRGQVTGRRPPGRRYRFSYLLTAWGPDTEREHRLLGDLLVGCASCTALPVRFHTGALARANQAVLVRSAPRRDGDTGSAWVAYGGAARTGLHLQLLVPFVPETQTDLAPAPREVSVNSAGRPGGDPGDRAGGGPRPARHRPGRISEPG from the coding sequence GTGATCTGGGATGTGGATCTGTCCGTCCGGGCCTGGCTGGGCAGCTACCTGCCGGCCGGGGTGCCGGTGGTCTTCGACCCGCCGGACCGGTGCGCGCAACGCACCGGCGAGCTGGTCTCGGCCTTCCTGCTCGACGTCGAGGAGGACGCGACCGGCGTCTCGGCGACCTGGGACGAGTTCCGGGACGACCGTGGGCAGGTGACCGGACGCCGGCCGCCGGGACGGCGGTACCGGTTCAGCTACCTGCTGACCGCGTGGGGCCCGGACACCGAGCGGGAACACCGTCTCCTCGGTGACCTGCTGGTCGGCTGTGCCAGCTGCACCGCGCTGCCGGTCCGCTTCCACACCGGGGCGCTGGCCCGCGCGAACCAGGCGGTCCTGGTGCGCAGCGCCCCGCGCCGGGACGGGGACACCGGGTCGGCGTGGGTGGCGTACGGCGGGGCGGCCCGTACCGGCCTGCACCTGCAACTGCTGGTCCCGTTCGTGCCGGAGACGCAGACCGACCTGGCCCCGGCGCCGCGCGAGGTGAGCGTGAACAGCGCCGGCCGCCCGGGTGGCGATCCCGGCGATCGTGCCGGTGGTGGTCCGCGCCCGGCGCGACACCGGCCCGGCCGGATCAGCGAGCCCGGCTGA
- a CDS encoding phage tail sheath family protein translates to MPTYLSPGVYVEEVSSGSRPIEAVGTAVAAFVGFAEKGPVDEPTLITNWSQYTRVFGGFVAGAFLPLSVYGYFLNGGGSAYVVRVGGTHDGDAGPAGGDGTYATAAVPAGGDNGKVSFTVRAALPGAPGQDLSVEVTDASEGGDDAFKLVVKQAGKPVETLDNLTTRRGSGNVVTAVKQQSKLIQIEEVKGATLAPPRRGTEVTLAAPALPATTDGELRVRAEDYVGDVSDRTGFAGLEAIEDVTMLSVPDLAAAYQRGAIDDEAFKAVQLAMIAHCELMGDRVAILDPPPGLHPQRLKEWRQDVAGYDSKYATLYWPWVKVMDPAQGRAVFMPPSGHVAGVWARNDDTRGVHKAPANEIIRGALALESGLTKGEHDQLNPIGVNCIRAFPGQGIRIWGARTLSSDAEWRYLNVRRLFNWIEKSILLGTNWVVFEPNDPRLWDAVRRVITMFLRRVWRSGALMGDTWSEAFFVKCDAENNPPENLDAGILTVDIGIAPVKPAEFVVFRLSQLSQGAGDN, encoded by the coding sequence ATGCCGACGTATCTGTCGCCGGGCGTCTACGTGGAGGAGGTGTCCTCCGGGTCGAGGCCGATCGAGGCGGTCGGGACGGCCGTCGCCGCGTTCGTCGGCTTCGCCGAGAAGGGACCGGTCGACGAGCCCACCCTGATCACCAACTGGTCGCAGTACACCAGGGTGTTCGGCGGGTTCGTGGCCGGCGCGTTCCTGCCGCTGTCGGTGTACGGCTACTTCCTCAACGGGGGCGGCTCGGCGTACGTGGTCCGGGTGGGTGGCACCCACGACGGCGACGCCGGACCGGCGGGCGGGGACGGGACGTACGCCACCGCGGCCGTGCCGGCGGGCGGCGACAACGGGAAGGTCTCCTTCACCGTCCGGGCCGCCCTGCCCGGCGCGCCCGGCCAGGACCTCTCGGTCGAGGTCACCGACGCCTCCGAGGGCGGTGACGACGCCTTCAAGCTGGTGGTGAAGCAGGCCGGCAAGCCGGTCGAGACGCTGGACAACCTGACCACCCGCCGGGGTTCCGGCAACGTGGTCACCGCCGTGAAGCAGCAGTCCAAGCTGATCCAGATCGAGGAGGTCAAGGGGGCCACGCTCGCCCCGCCCCGCCGCGGCACCGAGGTCACCCTGGCCGCGCCGGCCCTGCCGGCCACCACCGACGGTGAGCTGCGGGTACGCGCCGAGGACTACGTCGGCGACGTCAGCGACCGGACCGGTTTCGCCGGGCTGGAGGCGATCGAGGACGTCACCATGCTCAGCGTGCCCGACCTGGCCGCCGCCTACCAGCGGGGAGCCATCGACGACGAGGCGTTCAAGGCCGTCCAGCTCGCGATGATCGCGCACTGCGAGCTGATGGGCGACCGGGTGGCGATCCTCGACCCGCCGCCCGGCCTGCACCCGCAGCGGCTCAAGGAATGGCGGCAGGACGTCGCCGGCTACGACTCGAAGTACGCCACCCTCTACTGGCCCTGGGTGAAGGTGATGGACCCGGCCCAGGGGCGGGCGGTGTTCATGCCGCCCAGCGGCCACGTCGCCGGGGTGTGGGCCCGCAACGACGACACCCGGGGCGTGCACAAGGCCCCGGCCAACGAGATCATCCGGGGCGCGCTGGCCCTGGAGAGCGGCCTCACCAAGGGCGAACACGACCAGCTCAACCCGATCGGGGTCAACTGCATCCGGGCCTTCCCCGGGCAGGGCATCCGGATCTGGGGGGCCCGGACCCTCTCCAGCGACGCCGAGTGGCGTTACCTCAACGTCCGGCGGCTGTTCAACTGGATCGAGAAGTCGATCCTGCTGGGCACCAACTGGGTGGTCTTCGAACCCAACGACCCCCGCCTCTGGGACGCGGTACGCCGGGTCATCACGATGTTCCTCCGCCGGGTCTGGCGCAGCGGTGCCCTGATGGGGGACACCTGGTCGGAGGCGTTCTTCGTCAAGTGCGACGCGGAGAACAACCCGCCGGAGAACCTGGACGCCGGAATCCTCACCGTCGACATCGGCATCGCCCCGGTCAAGCCGGCCGAGTTCGTGGTGTTCCGGCTCTCCCAGCTCTCCCAGGGCGCGGGCGACAACTGA
- a CDS encoding phage tail protein, producing the protein MAGQGTQDPKQNTQIISAAVFRLEVPGMSAINFAELVGISSEVENAEYLAAGPTGPIFSRHFGRTKPPTVTLKRGLDLNGDLWLWHQKVRNLMYDAYRDCALKLYGPGDDLNGDARLTYMMTNAWPSKVEVSGVKAGATDIVYQTVTLMCDDLFDFNARI; encoded by the coding sequence GTGGCCGGACAGGGCACCCAGGACCCGAAGCAGAACACCCAGATCATCAGCGCCGCCGTGTTCCGGCTGGAGGTGCCGGGCATGTCGGCGATCAACTTCGCCGAACTGGTCGGCATCAGCAGCGAGGTGGAGAACGCGGAGTACCTGGCCGCCGGCCCCACCGGGCCGATCTTCTCCCGGCACTTCGGGCGGACCAAGCCGCCGACGGTCACCCTCAAGCGGGGGCTGGACCTCAACGGCGACCTGTGGCTCTGGCACCAGAAGGTACGCAACCTGATGTACGACGCGTACCGGGACTGTGCGCTGAAGCTCTACGGACCCGGCGACGACCTCAACGGCGACGCCCGGTTGACGTACATGATGACCAACGCCTGGCCGTCCAAGGTGGAGGTGAGCGGGGTCAAGGCCGGCGCGACCGACATCGTGTACCAGACGGTCACGCTGATGTGTGACGACCTGTTCGACTTCAATGCGCGGATCTGA